From a single Solenopsis invicta isolate M01_SB chromosome 4, UNIL_Sinv_3.0, whole genome shotgun sequence genomic region:
- the LOC105195714 gene encoding cytoplasmic dynein 1 intermediate chain isoform X11, with translation MMSDRKAELERKKAKLQAIREEKERRRREKEQKDVEEATVRAAGTDKDQRKEIDAMLSSLGVAPVSDVLSSLSSMSSLTPEQSANATPDASLQPSSINSAQSSAGRRKNRELTIVSVAHTNIPPKEPVVYSKQTQTIQTTHTSHDGLSTSSSAYTIYSSCSTTTPTHSCSAGYFETDWWRPRKDEYNLNPGLEWEDEFTAEDEENSLPHMDGFQSKLPPGILPHGLPQVKEVQPAVTQVEQEKKKEKPKKEVRELSEEEKQMIILSEDFQRFLDRTSRIVERALGESVDIYTDYAGTMDGEDGMDEKSHQRLWLNRSFICERWSRNRCVTSMDWSPQFPELLAASYNNNDDTPNDPDGVCLIWNTKFKKTTPEFIFHCQSPVMSTTFARFHPNLILGGTYSGQIVLWDNRVQKRTPIQRTPLSATAHTHPVYCLSVVGTQNAHNLISISTDGKLCSWSLDMLSQPQEALELHTKQSKAIAATCLAFPHGDVNNFVMGSEDGTVYSACRHGSRAGLTETYEGHQGPVTGISAHAVQGGIDFSHLFLTSSLDWTIKLWSLKENKPLYSFEHNGDYVYDVAWSPTHPALFASVDDSGRLDLWNLNQDTEVPTASVVVDGCPALNRVSWTPSGLHVTVGDDTGKIWVYDVAEHLAHPRIDEWNKFLYTQQDLKNNKADEELDKLNLSSGPSSLTSMTSISSVPLR, from the exons ATGATGTCTGATCGAAAAGCTGAGCTAGAAAGGAAGAAGGCGAAGCTGCAAGCTATTAGGGAGGAGAAGGAAAGGCGTAGGAGGGAGAAAGAACAGAAGGAT GTAGAAGAAGCTACCGTTCGTGCCGCTGGCACGGACAAGGATCAGCGCAAGGAGATAGATGCAATGTTATCTTCTCTGGGTGTAGCACCAGTGTCAG ATGTGCTCTCCAGTTTGTCTAGCATGAGCTCACTGACGCCTGAACAAAGTGCTAACGCTACACCAGATGCCAGCTTGCAACCATCTAGTATAAATTCTGCTCAAAG CAGTGCAGGAAGAAGGAAGAATCGAGAGCTCACAATTGTCTCCGTGGCACATACAAACATTCCACCGAAAGAACCGGTCGTTTATAGCAAACAAACACAAACCATCCAAACTACGCATACATCCCACGACG GGCTGTCCACATCGTCTTCCGCATACACCATCTACTCCTCCTGTTCAACAACAACACCAACTCACTCTTGCTCCGCAGGCTACTTTGAGACTGACTGGTGGCGTCCCAGGAAAG ACGAGTACAATCTAAATCCTGGTTTAGAATGGGAGGACGAATTTACAG CCGAAGACGAAGAAAATAGCTTGCCGCACATGGACGGTTTCCAAAGTAAACTCCCACCGGGAATCCTTCCTCACGGATTACCGCAAGTTAAGGAAGTCCAGCCTGCCGTTACACAGGTAGAgcaggaaaaaaagaaagagaagccCAAGAAAGAAG TACGAGAGCTTAGCGAAGAAGAGAAGCAAATGATTATCCTATCGGAAGACTTCCAACGATTTCTCGACCGTACCAGCAGAATCGTGGAGAGAGCATTGGGAGAATCGGTCGATATCTACACTGATTATGCCGGCACTATGGACGGTGAAGACGgaat GGATGAGAAGAGTCATCAACGATTGTGGCTGAATCGCTCGTTCATCTGCGAGCGATGGTCTCGTAATCGTTGTGTGACCTCCATGGACTGGTCGCCTCAATTTCCCGAACTTTTAGCAGCTTCGTATAACAACAACGATGACACTCCGAACGATCCCGATGGAGTATGTCTAATTTGGAACAcaaaattcaagaaaacaaCTCCAGAATTTATCTTTCACTGTCAGTCACCCGTTATGTCCACCACGTTTGCCAGATTTCATCCGAATTTAATCCTAGGCGGCACCTATTCTGGTCAAATCGTACTTTGGGATAACCGAGTGCAAAAAAGGACTCCCATACAACGCACTCCCTTATCTGCTACTGCGCACACT caTCCGGTATACTGCTTGAGCGTTGTTGGAACGCAAAACGCACACAATCTAATCAGCATTTCGACGGACGGTAAATTATGCTCATGGAGTTTAGATATGTTATCACAGCCGCAAGAGGCACTGGAATTGCACACGAAGCAATCGAAAGCGATTGCCGCCACGTGCTTAGCTTTCCCACACGGCGATGTTAACAATTTCGTTATGGGAAGTGAGGACGGAACCGTTTACTCAG CTTGTCGACATGGTAGCCGTGCCGGATTGACGGAAACGTACGAGGGTCATCAAGGACCGGTCACTGGCATTAGCGCGCACGCGGTGCAGGGTGGGATAGACTTCTCCCATCTATTCCTGACATCCTCCCTTGACTGGACTATCAAACTCTGGAGTTTGAAAGAGAACAAGCCACTCTATTCTTTCGAACACAATGGCGATTACGTCTATGACGTTGCTTGGTCTCCCACGCACCCGGCGCTGTTCGCCTCTGTCGACGATTCCGGTAGGTTGGATTTGTGGAATTTGAATCAGGATACGGAAGTGCCCACTGCCAGCGTTGTCGTCGACGGATGCCCTGCTCTGAACAGGGTATCGTGGACGCCAAGCGGATTGCACGTTACTGTCGGTGATGACACCGGTAAAATATGGGTTTACGATGTCGCCGAG cATCTAGCTCATCCCAGAATTGACGAATGGAACAAGTTCTTGTATACGCAACAGGATCTGAAGAACAACAAAGCTGATGAAGAATTAGATAAACTCAATCTTAGTTCTGGGCCATCCTCATTAACCTCGATGACATCTATTTCGTCAGTGCCTCTGAGATAA
- the LOC105195714 gene encoding cytoplasmic dynein 1 intermediate chain isoform X35: protein MMSDRKAELERKKAKLQAIREEKERRRREKEQKDVEEATVRAAGTDKDQRKEIDAMLSSLGVAPVSDVLSSLSSMSSLTPEQSANATPDASLQPSSINSAQSSAGRRKNRELTIVSVAHTNIPPKEPVVYSKQTQTIQTTHTSHDDEYNLNPGLEWEDEFTAEDEENSLPHMDGFQSKLPPGILPHGLPQVKEVQPAVTQVEQEKKKEKPKKEVRELSEEEKQMIILSEDFQRFLDRTSRIVERALGESVDIYTDYAGTMDGEDGMDEKSHQRLWLNRSFICERWSRNRCVTSMDWSPQFPELLAASYNNNDDTPNDPDGVCLIWNTKFKKTTPEFIFHCQSPVMSTTFARFHPNLILGGTYSGQIVLWDNRVQKRTPIQRTPLSATAHTHPVYCLSVVGTQNAHNLISISTDGKLCSWSLDMLSQPQEALELHTKQSKAIAATCLAFPHGDVNNFVMGSEDGTVYSACRHGSRAGLTETYEGHQGPVTGISAHAVQGGIDFSHLFLTSSLDWTIKLWSLKENKPLYSFEHNGDYVYDVAWSPTHPALFASVDDSGRLDLWNLNQDTEVPTASVVVDGCPALNRVSWTPSGLHVTVGDDTGKIWVYDVAEHLAHPRIDEWNKFLYTQQDLKNNKADEELDKLNLSSGPSSLTSMTSISSVPLR, encoded by the exons ATGATGTCTGATCGAAAAGCTGAGCTAGAAAGGAAGAAGGCGAAGCTGCAAGCTATTAGGGAGGAGAAGGAAAGGCGTAGGAGGGAGAAAGAACAGAAGGAT GTAGAAGAAGCTACCGTTCGTGCCGCTGGCACGGACAAGGATCAGCGCAAGGAGATAGATGCAATGTTATCTTCTCTGGGTGTAGCACCAGTGTCAG ATGTGCTCTCCAGTTTGTCTAGCATGAGCTCACTGACGCCTGAACAAAGTGCTAACGCTACACCAGATGCCAGCTTGCAACCATCTAGTATAAATTCTGCTCAAAG CAGTGCAGGAAGAAGGAAGAATCGAGAGCTCACAATTGTCTCCGTGGCACATACAAACATTCCACCGAAAGAACCGGTCGTTTATAGCAAACAAACACAAACCATCCAAACTACGCATACATCCCACGACG ACGAGTACAATCTAAATCCTGGTTTAGAATGGGAGGACGAATTTACAG CCGAAGACGAAGAAAATAGCTTGCCGCACATGGACGGTTTCCAAAGTAAACTCCCACCGGGAATCCTTCCTCACGGATTACCGCAAGTTAAGGAAGTCCAGCCTGCCGTTACACAGGTAGAgcaggaaaaaaagaaagagaagccCAAGAAAGAAG TACGAGAGCTTAGCGAAGAAGAGAAGCAAATGATTATCCTATCGGAAGACTTCCAACGATTTCTCGACCGTACCAGCAGAATCGTGGAGAGAGCATTGGGAGAATCGGTCGATATCTACACTGATTATGCCGGCACTATGGACGGTGAAGACGgaat GGATGAGAAGAGTCATCAACGATTGTGGCTGAATCGCTCGTTCATCTGCGAGCGATGGTCTCGTAATCGTTGTGTGACCTCCATGGACTGGTCGCCTCAATTTCCCGAACTTTTAGCAGCTTCGTATAACAACAACGATGACACTCCGAACGATCCCGATGGAGTATGTCTAATTTGGAACAcaaaattcaagaaaacaaCTCCAGAATTTATCTTTCACTGTCAGTCACCCGTTATGTCCACCACGTTTGCCAGATTTCATCCGAATTTAATCCTAGGCGGCACCTATTCTGGTCAAATCGTACTTTGGGATAACCGAGTGCAAAAAAGGACTCCCATACAACGCACTCCCTTATCTGCTACTGCGCACACT caTCCGGTATACTGCTTGAGCGTTGTTGGAACGCAAAACGCACACAATCTAATCAGCATTTCGACGGACGGTAAATTATGCTCATGGAGTTTAGATATGTTATCACAGCCGCAAGAGGCACTGGAATTGCACACGAAGCAATCGAAAGCGATTGCCGCCACGTGCTTAGCTTTCCCACACGGCGATGTTAACAATTTCGTTATGGGAAGTGAGGACGGAACCGTTTACTCAG CTTGTCGACATGGTAGCCGTGCCGGATTGACGGAAACGTACGAGGGTCATCAAGGACCGGTCACTGGCATTAGCGCGCACGCGGTGCAGGGTGGGATAGACTTCTCCCATCTATTCCTGACATCCTCCCTTGACTGGACTATCAAACTCTGGAGTTTGAAAGAGAACAAGCCACTCTATTCTTTCGAACACAATGGCGATTACGTCTATGACGTTGCTTGGTCTCCCACGCACCCGGCGCTGTTCGCCTCTGTCGACGATTCCGGTAGGTTGGATTTGTGGAATTTGAATCAGGATACGGAAGTGCCCACTGCCAGCGTTGTCGTCGACGGATGCCCTGCTCTGAACAGGGTATCGTGGACGCCAAGCGGATTGCACGTTACTGTCGGTGATGACACCGGTAAAATATGGGTTTACGATGTCGCCGAG cATCTAGCTCATCCCAGAATTGACGAATGGAACAAGTTCTTGTATACGCAACAGGATCTGAAGAACAACAAAGCTGATGAAGAATTAGATAAACTCAATCTTAGTTCTGGGCCATCCTCATTAACCTCGATGACATCTATTTCGTCAGTGCCTCTGAGATAA
- the LOC105195714 gene encoding cytoplasmic dynein 1 intermediate chain isoform X16: MMSDRKAELERKKAKLQAIREEKERRRREKEQKDVEEATVRAAGTDKDQRKEIDAMLSSLGVAPVSDVLSSLSSMSSLTPEQSANATPDASLQPSSINSAQSSAGRRKNRELTIVSVAHTNIPPKEPVVYSKQTQTIQTTHTSHDGYFETDWWRPRKGGSAPNYLYEYNLNPGLEWEDEFTVLTFDDGQAEDEENSLPHMDGFQSKLPPGILPHGLPQVKEVQPAVTQVEQEKKKEKPKKEVRELSEEEKQMIILSEDFQRFLDRTSRIVERALGESVDIYTDYAGTMDGEDGMDEKSHQRLWLNRSFICERWSRNRCVTSMDWSPQFPELLAASYNNNDDTPNDPDGVCLIWNTKFKKTTPEFIFHCQSPVMSTTFARFHPNLILGGTYSGQIVLWDNRVQKRTPIQRTPLSATAHTHPVYCLSVVGTQNAHNLISISTDGKLCSWSLDMLSQPQEALELHTKQSKAIAATCLAFPHGDVNNFVMGSEDGTVYSACRHGSRAGLTETYEGHQGPVTGISAHAVQGGIDFSHLFLTSSLDWTIKLWSLKENKPLYSFEHNGDYVYDVAWSPTHPALFASVDDSGRLDLWNLNQDTEVPTASVVVDGCPALNRVSWTPSGLHVTVGDDTGKIWVYDVAEHLAHPRIDEWNKFLYTQQDLKNNKADEELDKLNLSSGPSSLTSMTSISSVPLR; the protein is encoded by the exons ATGATGTCTGATCGAAAAGCTGAGCTAGAAAGGAAGAAGGCGAAGCTGCAAGCTATTAGGGAGGAGAAGGAAAGGCGTAGGAGGGAGAAAGAACAGAAGGAT GTAGAAGAAGCTACCGTTCGTGCCGCTGGCACGGACAAGGATCAGCGCAAGGAGATAGATGCAATGTTATCTTCTCTGGGTGTAGCACCAGTGTCAG ATGTGCTCTCCAGTTTGTCTAGCATGAGCTCACTGACGCCTGAACAAAGTGCTAACGCTACACCAGATGCCAGCTTGCAACCATCTAGTATAAATTCTGCTCAAAG CAGTGCAGGAAGAAGGAAGAATCGAGAGCTCACAATTGTCTCCGTGGCACATACAAACATTCCACCGAAAGAACCGGTCGTTTATAGCAAACAAACACAAACCATCCAAACTACGCATACATCCCACGACG GCTACTTTGAGACTGACTGGTGGCGTCCCAGGAAAGGTGGGTCTGCACCAAACTACCTAT ACGAGTACAATCTAAATCCTGGTTTAGAATGGGAGGACGAATTTACAG TTTTGACATTTGATGATGGCCAAGCCGAAGACGAAGAAAATAGCTTGCCGCACATGGACGGTTTCCAAAGTAAACTCCCACCGGGAATCCTTCCTCACGGATTACCGCAAGTTAAGGAAGTCCAGCCTGCCGTTACACAGGTAGAgcaggaaaaaaagaaagagaagccCAAGAAAGAAG TACGAGAGCTTAGCGAAGAAGAGAAGCAAATGATTATCCTATCGGAAGACTTCCAACGATTTCTCGACCGTACCAGCAGAATCGTGGAGAGAGCATTGGGAGAATCGGTCGATATCTACACTGATTATGCCGGCACTATGGACGGTGAAGACGgaat GGATGAGAAGAGTCATCAACGATTGTGGCTGAATCGCTCGTTCATCTGCGAGCGATGGTCTCGTAATCGTTGTGTGACCTCCATGGACTGGTCGCCTCAATTTCCCGAACTTTTAGCAGCTTCGTATAACAACAACGATGACACTCCGAACGATCCCGATGGAGTATGTCTAATTTGGAACAcaaaattcaagaaaacaaCTCCAGAATTTATCTTTCACTGTCAGTCACCCGTTATGTCCACCACGTTTGCCAGATTTCATCCGAATTTAATCCTAGGCGGCACCTATTCTGGTCAAATCGTACTTTGGGATAACCGAGTGCAAAAAAGGACTCCCATACAACGCACTCCCTTATCTGCTACTGCGCACACT caTCCGGTATACTGCTTGAGCGTTGTTGGAACGCAAAACGCACACAATCTAATCAGCATTTCGACGGACGGTAAATTATGCTCATGGAGTTTAGATATGTTATCACAGCCGCAAGAGGCACTGGAATTGCACACGAAGCAATCGAAAGCGATTGCCGCCACGTGCTTAGCTTTCCCACACGGCGATGTTAACAATTTCGTTATGGGAAGTGAGGACGGAACCGTTTACTCAG CTTGTCGACATGGTAGCCGTGCCGGATTGACGGAAACGTACGAGGGTCATCAAGGACCGGTCACTGGCATTAGCGCGCACGCGGTGCAGGGTGGGATAGACTTCTCCCATCTATTCCTGACATCCTCCCTTGACTGGACTATCAAACTCTGGAGTTTGAAAGAGAACAAGCCACTCTATTCTTTCGAACACAATGGCGATTACGTCTATGACGTTGCTTGGTCTCCCACGCACCCGGCGCTGTTCGCCTCTGTCGACGATTCCGGTAGGTTGGATTTGTGGAATTTGAATCAGGATACGGAAGTGCCCACTGCCAGCGTTGTCGTCGACGGATGCCCTGCTCTGAACAGGGTATCGTGGACGCCAAGCGGATTGCACGTTACTGTCGGTGATGACACCGGTAAAATATGGGTTTACGATGTCGCCGAG cATCTAGCTCATCCCAGAATTGACGAATGGAACAAGTTCTTGTATACGCAACAGGATCTGAAGAACAACAAAGCTGATGAAGAATTAGATAAACTCAATCTTAGTTCTGGGCCATCCTCATTAACCTCGATGACATCTATTTCGTCAGTGCCTCTGAGATAA
- the LOC105195714 gene encoding cytoplasmic dynein 1 intermediate chain isoform X33 — translation MMSDRKAELERKKAKLQAIREEKERRRREKEQKDVEEATVRAAGTDKDQRKEIDAMLSSLGVAPVSDVLSSLSSMSSLTPEQSANATPDASLQPSSINSAQSAGRRKNRELTIVSVAHTNIPPKEPVVYSKQTQTIQTTHTSHDAHAFDYYDEYNLNPGLEWEDEFTAEDEENSLPHMDGFQSKLPPGILPHGLPQVKEVQPAVTQVEQEKKKEKPKKEVRELSEEEKQMIILSEDFQRFLDRTSRIVERALGESVDIYTDYAGTMDGEDGMDEKSHQRLWLNRSFICERWSRNRCVTSMDWSPQFPELLAASYNNNDDTPNDPDGVCLIWNTKFKKTTPEFIFHCQSPVMSTTFARFHPNLILGGTYSGQIVLWDNRVQKRTPIQRTPLSATAHTHPVYCLSVVGTQNAHNLISISTDGKLCSWSLDMLSQPQEALELHTKQSKAIAATCLAFPHGDVNNFVMGSEDGTVYSACRHGSRAGLTETYEGHQGPVTGISAHAVQGGIDFSHLFLTSSLDWTIKLWSLKENKPLYSFEHNGDYVYDVAWSPTHPALFASVDDSGRLDLWNLNQDTEVPTASVVVDGCPALNRVSWTPSGLHVTVGDDTGKIWVYDVAEHLAHPRIDEWNKFLYTQQDLKNNKADEELDKLNLSSGPSSLTSMTSISSVPLR, via the exons ATGATGTCTGATCGAAAAGCTGAGCTAGAAAGGAAGAAGGCGAAGCTGCAAGCTATTAGGGAGGAGAAGGAAAGGCGTAGGAGGGAGAAAGAACAGAAGGAT GTAGAAGAAGCTACCGTTCGTGCCGCTGGCACGGACAAGGATCAGCGCAAGGAGATAGATGCAATGTTATCTTCTCTGGGTGTAGCACCAGTGTCAG ATGTGCTCTCCAGTTTGTCTAGCATGAGCTCACTGACGCCTGAACAAAGTGCTAACGCTACACCAGATGCCAGCTTGCAACCATCTAGTATAAATTCTGCTCAAAG TGCAGGAAGAAGGAAGAATCGAGAGCTCACAATTGTCTCCGTGGCACATACAAACATTCCACCGAAAGAACCGGTCGTTTATAGCAAACAAACACAAACCATCCAAACTACGCATACATCCCACGACG CTCATGCATTCGACTATTACG ACGAGTACAATCTAAATCCTGGTTTAGAATGGGAGGACGAATTTACAG CCGAAGACGAAGAAAATAGCTTGCCGCACATGGACGGTTTCCAAAGTAAACTCCCACCGGGAATCCTTCCTCACGGATTACCGCAAGTTAAGGAAGTCCAGCCTGCCGTTACACAGGTAGAgcaggaaaaaaagaaagagaagccCAAGAAAGAAG TACGAGAGCTTAGCGAAGAAGAGAAGCAAATGATTATCCTATCGGAAGACTTCCAACGATTTCTCGACCGTACCAGCAGAATCGTGGAGAGAGCATTGGGAGAATCGGTCGATATCTACACTGATTATGCCGGCACTATGGACGGTGAAGACGgaat GGATGAGAAGAGTCATCAACGATTGTGGCTGAATCGCTCGTTCATCTGCGAGCGATGGTCTCGTAATCGTTGTGTGACCTCCATGGACTGGTCGCCTCAATTTCCCGAACTTTTAGCAGCTTCGTATAACAACAACGATGACACTCCGAACGATCCCGATGGAGTATGTCTAATTTGGAACAcaaaattcaagaaaacaaCTCCAGAATTTATCTTTCACTGTCAGTCACCCGTTATGTCCACCACGTTTGCCAGATTTCATCCGAATTTAATCCTAGGCGGCACCTATTCTGGTCAAATCGTACTTTGGGATAACCGAGTGCAAAAAAGGACTCCCATACAACGCACTCCCTTATCTGCTACTGCGCACACT caTCCGGTATACTGCTTGAGCGTTGTTGGAACGCAAAACGCACACAATCTAATCAGCATTTCGACGGACGGTAAATTATGCTCATGGAGTTTAGATATGTTATCACAGCCGCAAGAGGCACTGGAATTGCACACGAAGCAATCGAAAGCGATTGCCGCCACGTGCTTAGCTTTCCCACACGGCGATGTTAACAATTTCGTTATGGGAAGTGAGGACGGAACCGTTTACTCAG CTTGTCGACATGGTAGCCGTGCCGGATTGACGGAAACGTACGAGGGTCATCAAGGACCGGTCACTGGCATTAGCGCGCACGCGGTGCAGGGTGGGATAGACTTCTCCCATCTATTCCTGACATCCTCCCTTGACTGGACTATCAAACTCTGGAGTTTGAAAGAGAACAAGCCACTCTATTCTTTCGAACACAATGGCGATTACGTCTATGACGTTGCTTGGTCTCCCACGCACCCGGCGCTGTTCGCCTCTGTCGACGATTCCGGTAGGTTGGATTTGTGGAATTTGAATCAGGATACGGAAGTGCCCACTGCCAGCGTTGTCGTCGACGGATGCCCTGCTCTGAACAGGGTATCGTGGACGCCAAGCGGATTGCACGTTACTGTCGGTGATGACACCGGTAAAATATGGGTTTACGATGTCGCCGAG cATCTAGCTCATCCCAGAATTGACGAATGGAACAAGTTCTTGTATACGCAACAGGATCTGAAGAACAACAAAGCTGATGAAGAATTAGATAAACTCAATCTTAGTTCTGGGCCATCCTCATTAACCTCGATGACATCTATTTCGTCAGTGCCTCTGAGATAA
- the LOC105195714 gene encoding cytoplasmic dynein 1 intermediate chain isoform X7, with protein sequence MMSDRKAELERKKAKLQAIREEKERRRREKEQKDVEEATVRAAGTDKDQRKEIDAMLSSLGVAPVSDVLSSLSSMSSLTPEQSANATPDASLQPSSINSAQSSAGRRKNRELTIVSVAHTNIPPKEPVVYSKQTQTIQTTHTSHDGLSTSSSAYTIYSSCSTTTPTHSCSAGYFETDWWRPRKDEYNLNPGLEWEDEFTVLTFDDGQAEDEENSLPHMDGFQSKLPPGILPHGLPQVKEVQPAVTQVEQEKKKEKPKKEVRELSEEEKQMIILSEDFQRFLDRTSRIVERALGESVDIYTDYAGTMDGEDGMDEKSHQRLWLNRSFICERWSRNRCVTSMDWSPQFPELLAASYNNNDDTPNDPDGVCLIWNTKFKKTTPEFIFHCQSPVMSTTFARFHPNLILGGTYSGQIVLWDNRVQKRTPIQRTPLSATAHTHPVYCLSVVGTQNAHNLISISTDGKLCSWSLDMLSQPQEALELHTKQSKAIAATCLAFPHGDVNNFVMGSEDGTVYSACRHGSRAGLTETYEGHQGPVTGISAHAVQGGIDFSHLFLTSSLDWTIKLWSLKENKPLYSFEHNGDYVYDVAWSPTHPALFASVDDSGRLDLWNLNQDTEVPTASVVVDGCPALNRVSWTPSGLHVTVGDDTGKIWVYDVAEHLAHPRIDEWNKFLYTQQDLKNNKADEELDKLNLSSGPSSLTSMTSISSVPLR encoded by the exons ATGATGTCTGATCGAAAAGCTGAGCTAGAAAGGAAGAAGGCGAAGCTGCAAGCTATTAGGGAGGAGAAGGAAAGGCGTAGGAGGGAGAAAGAACAGAAGGAT GTAGAAGAAGCTACCGTTCGTGCCGCTGGCACGGACAAGGATCAGCGCAAGGAGATAGATGCAATGTTATCTTCTCTGGGTGTAGCACCAGTGTCAG ATGTGCTCTCCAGTTTGTCTAGCATGAGCTCACTGACGCCTGAACAAAGTGCTAACGCTACACCAGATGCCAGCTTGCAACCATCTAGTATAAATTCTGCTCAAAG CAGTGCAGGAAGAAGGAAGAATCGAGAGCTCACAATTGTCTCCGTGGCACATACAAACATTCCACCGAAAGAACCGGTCGTTTATAGCAAACAAACACAAACCATCCAAACTACGCATACATCCCACGACG GGCTGTCCACATCGTCTTCCGCATACACCATCTACTCCTCCTGTTCAACAACAACACCAACTCACTCTTGCTCCGCAGGCTACTTTGAGACTGACTGGTGGCGTCCCAGGAAAG ACGAGTACAATCTAAATCCTGGTTTAGAATGGGAGGACGAATTTACAG TTTTGACATTTGATGATGGCCAAGCCGAAGACGAAGAAAATAGCTTGCCGCACATGGACGGTTTCCAAAGTAAACTCCCACCGGGAATCCTTCCTCACGGATTACCGCAAGTTAAGGAAGTCCAGCCTGCCGTTACACAGGTAGAgcaggaaaaaaagaaagagaagccCAAGAAAGAAG TACGAGAGCTTAGCGAAGAAGAGAAGCAAATGATTATCCTATCGGAAGACTTCCAACGATTTCTCGACCGTACCAGCAGAATCGTGGAGAGAGCATTGGGAGAATCGGTCGATATCTACACTGATTATGCCGGCACTATGGACGGTGAAGACGgaat GGATGAGAAGAGTCATCAACGATTGTGGCTGAATCGCTCGTTCATCTGCGAGCGATGGTCTCGTAATCGTTGTGTGACCTCCATGGACTGGTCGCCTCAATTTCCCGAACTTTTAGCAGCTTCGTATAACAACAACGATGACACTCCGAACGATCCCGATGGAGTATGTCTAATTTGGAACAcaaaattcaagaaaacaaCTCCAGAATTTATCTTTCACTGTCAGTCACCCGTTATGTCCACCACGTTTGCCAGATTTCATCCGAATTTAATCCTAGGCGGCACCTATTCTGGTCAAATCGTACTTTGGGATAACCGAGTGCAAAAAAGGACTCCCATACAACGCACTCCCTTATCTGCTACTGCGCACACT caTCCGGTATACTGCTTGAGCGTTGTTGGAACGCAAAACGCACACAATCTAATCAGCATTTCGACGGACGGTAAATTATGCTCATGGAGTTTAGATATGTTATCACAGCCGCAAGAGGCACTGGAATTGCACACGAAGCAATCGAAAGCGATTGCCGCCACGTGCTTAGCTTTCCCACACGGCGATGTTAACAATTTCGTTATGGGAAGTGAGGACGGAACCGTTTACTCAG CTTGTCGACATGGTAGCCGTGCCGGATTGACGGAAACGTACGAGGGTCATCAAGGACCGGTCACTGGCATTAGCGCGCACGCGGTGCAGGGTGGGATAGACTTCTCCCATCTATTCCTGACATCCTCCCTTGACTGGACTATCAAACTCTGGAGTTTGAAAGAGAACAAGCCACTCTATTCTTTCGAACACAATGGCGATTACGTCTATGACGTTGCTTGGTCTCCCACGCACCCGGCGCTGTTCGCCTCTGTCGACGATTCCGGTAGGTTGGATTTGTGGAATTTGAATCAGGATACGGAAGTGCCCACTGCCAGCGTTGTCGTCGACGGATGCCCTGCTCTGAACAGGGTATCGTGGACGCCAAGCGGATTGCACGTTACTGTCGGTGATGACACCGGTAAAATATGGGTTTACGATGTCGCCGAG cATCTAGCTCATCCCAGAATTGACGAATGGAACAAGTTCTTGTATACGCAACAGGATCTGAAGAACAACAAAGCTGATGAAGAATTAGATAAACTCAATCTTAGTTCTGGGCCATCCTCATTAACCTCGATGACATCTATTTCGTCAGTGCCTCTGAGATAA